The Etheostoma cragini isolate CJK2018 chromosome 22, CSU_Ecrag_1.0, whole genome shotgun sequence genome segment CTTTGCATCCTGACATATTATAATGCTGATTTTATTGTGATAATGATGGGTTTCCCTATGTGGGTTCACCATGCAGGGGCTGAAGAAGAACTGGGACGAGCTGCACCACGAGTACCAGGGCCTCTCACTCGTCACGGACAACCTGTCCAAGAAGTCCCAGAAGCAGCGCCTCGAAGCGGCGATGAAGCAGCTTGAGAACGACATCAACCTCTTTGAGAGGTTTAAGACCATTTACATACCCAATAACTAAGACACAAAGAAACTGGATTAAATCAGATGTACTGCATGTCTTGAGACCCCCACCCTTACTTCAAATACCAAAAGAACGTTAGTAGAATGGAATGATGTTTTTGTATATTCTCATTATCTGTCACATGAACAATGAAACAGTGCTAAAACTCCAAAGCCCAGGTAACAGCAAATTAAAGAATCATTCCAAATTACTGTCTGGGGAACATGTAAATTAGCTAGTCTTTGATTGAACAAATGCAATTCTTAGGTCTACTGGTAATCTTTTTAAAGTAGTGTACTCTTTCATTAATATTACATTAGTTTAAAGTAATATTTGTAGAGATATTACATTTTGAGCTTGAGAAAACCAACAATTAtttctgtgttccttttttttccattttctcgCCTTCCTTATGGAATTTCTTGCAAACAAAATAGGAAATAGTTGACTGTGCAGGCTGTAGAGAAGAGTTTCCTTTGAAATCAATTGAATCCTGACTTAATAAAGTTAACGGCATAGAAACTGAACCAAATGTTTGttgtcagtttgttttcattctcCTGCAGTGGCCCGTGATGTGTTCACATGCCAGCGTAGCGTCACATGAAGCTGATTATCCCTGTAATTCTCAGCGACTAAAACAACGCTGTCCTTTTACGCTAGATAATAACTCAAGCGTGATTTCACAACGCACGCGGCTGACCAGGACGTCCCTAGATATCTTTggactttttttcccttttcgtTTAGTGAATGATCGCTGACAAGACGGCAACAAAACTGGAAGTAAGTCTTTGgcaataacaaattaaaaaatgttgctcaGCAGTTACAGACAGCTGAAACGCTAAGCTTTAAATGAATAACTTGTGATTCTAAGTTACAGGAGATGCTACTCCCAAATGAATATCCAGCCTAGATCtgatgatgtttttctttgttatgtCCTACCTTTTTTCTGTACCATAACATTTCAGAGAAAGATGGAAAGTCTTTCATTATTTGTTCCagtgtttatacagtaaatatttctGTGGATGTCTACAGAAGATCACTGCTTCCTGTCTCCTATCCTAAATCTTTACTCCAGTGAAGACCGTTTTCACGCTAGCATAAATGGACAACGCAGGaatgaaaaaaggaattgtGGTATGTTAAACACAAAGATCTTTCAGTCAAATAATCTAATGCCTCATTCAGAAATCATTTAGTTTGTGTGAAATTATTCTCTAAACTATTAAAGTTGGTGTAAGAAGGTAACATGTTTGCTGTTCTCTGAATGAATTCCATGAAGAAATTGATTAATTCAACAGTACGCAGATTTTAAAGAACTTTTTAATTCTAAACCAAGAACAATATAATGAAGCTCAAGACAGTAATGGTAGTAATAATAGTTTCCTGTTATAGCTTACAGACAAGTAGGGGCTAATGACCATTGTTCTTATGCCATATACGTCATTTTCAATCTCTTTTCCCCTGACAATTTAACTATAAACATTCtattttgtagcatttttgGGGCAAAATGTTTCTTTAGCTGCTGCTGCGGCAACTTCCAAAATCAATAATACTGTTTATTCAtacatttccttgtttcttctCAAATATTGCACGACTAAGTACTTTGCACACCTGCAGTTCTGTACTTTCAAACCTAACAGTAAGCGGTCTGTCCCAGATAAAAGATGACTGGCCTGGATACagcctggacctgttcacctaCCCTGAACACTACCATGAAGACATAGAGAGTGTTTACATTCCACATGGGGTAATCATGAACCGGTAAAAAGAATAAtccacagatacacacacttgcaaagaatttttacgtttttaaataattaactgGTCATTTGCATTTGTCTTAACGCAATTTCTCCTGCAGGGTGGAGCGTCTGGCCCGCTATGTCATGGATGATTTTGAGGACAACATAATGGTGCTGTGCGTCTTGAAGGGAGGCTACAAGTTCTGTGCAGATCTGGTGGAGTTCCTCAAGGTTCTTGGCCGAAACTCCAACAAGTACCTGGAGACCCGGGTGGAGTTCATCCGCCTGAAGAGCTACCAAGTAGGTGAACTGCTTAGCGTAATTAAACACTACTACACACCATAAAGTTAAGGAGGCCAGATTATAACGATGCTCATTTTATGAGCAGGTGTATTATCTGAGAGGTTATTGCAAAGCAGATATCAAACACCTGACCTACAATAAACTGGAACTGATAACAGAAACACATATTTGAGTGGCATTCAGTGTCCCAAGCATTTCAGCTGCTTATCATTACCGGGAACGTCTACTGTTTAAGTCCTTTCCAGTCCTTTGAGTGGAAAGCCAAATATTTGCTGTTTCTCAGCTTCCCAGGgatttccttattttctttaGGGATGGAATATCTTAAGGTTTTGGACTGTTAGGTAGAATAAACAAGCTATTTGAGAACATCTAAGTTAGGCTCTAGCATTCTCCTGGGATTCTCcagcatttcaaaaaaaaattgggacattttttagaaaagattctcaacagattaatcaaaataatctttagttaCCACACCTACATTCATGCACCAAAGACACTTCCCCATTTTTAGCGTCCCATATGTAACGTGGAGTCTTGTCAGTGGCACCTGAACCTACAATGTGTTGCATTAGCAGCTCAATATTGGAGTTCATACGGTCCATCATAGATGACCACCGGTCCATTTTCTGCATGAACTCATCATGGTTTGCTTCTAATCGTCGAAGAAGCCGCCTCTGAATGTCCAGATCATCATCTGCAATGGAATCCGGGGACAGTTTTCTTTTGAGTTTCTTTCTCCTGAAGCCACTAGCGGTAGCATTGAGTCTCTGGTGTTGACTTCCCACAATCTCTGCAGACACGTCATCCTCTGCCACTCCATCCCCCCCCCAGCATGGACGACAACCCAGCATCAGATGAACTGCCGATCGATTTCACGGTCTCTATTGCCATATCATCATCCGTCTTGATATCCTGGTGTTTTGCATGAGTAGCAAGAGTTCCTCCCCAAATGGACCGACAGAGCTCAAAAAATAGCAGGATTACCCGCCCATGGCCATTTCTTCTACCCGAGTTAAGTGCCTGCCTGTATCTGATCCGTATAGCCTTAATTTTGGTAGCCAATTGAACtgtgaacacaaaacataacataacaaaatagTTAGTGAAGTAGTAGTATAGTAAAAACTGTTGCTTTTCATATTTAGccaattttacatgttttaatagATGTTTGTTGCTCCTGGAAATTTAACATAGTATTGCAAAATATCGAGAAACTTTCTTAAAATATtgactgctttaaaaaaatatttatatttcaaaatgatGAAAACGTTCCTATCTTAAAATAATGATTATGTATTTCATAATAATGAGAAACATCTCAAAATAACTTTGTATCTCAAAATAATTATCACATTTCTCAGAAGTTTAAAGATACaaagtcattattttgagataattcattacatttgtAATACTAAGTAATTATATTAAGATactaagtatttattttaagatagTAAGTCATTATTTAAGATGGAAGTCATAATTTTGAGATACTCGGTTATTATTTTAAGGATGTTTTTCCCCATCACAATGGGCTTCCACagatttcttcaaaaaaaactaaagatgaAAATGGACTTGTAACGTTACTCAATGATCTGACCCCCCCTTCAGAaaaggtacagtatgtacaacATTCCTACATAGGaaggttaaaaaacacaatgccaTTTAATAAAGCTAATAAAGCCAGCAGTGAAAACTACCTTTTGTGATTTCATTCTTGCTGTGTGGGTACTCCTTTCCCGTTGCCTTGGCGTCATCGGCAGATGGATAATTCTCCTGGTACCGCTCAAAAATGTCGCCGTATTTCGTTTGCAATGACTCCCAATCTACGTTTACTGCCGCCCTGTCCTCCTTATACTCCTGTGTTACTTTCAGTAAGAGCTCCACCTCGTCGTCGGTCCAAACAAGGAAATCTCTCGACCTACTTTTGGCCATAGCTGTTATTCCTCGttagtattttgttttgaaacaaaCTGTCAACTTCTGTTTACACCGGTACCTCGTTTTAAAACGAAAACGGAGCAGGAACAGACGGTTTAGCCAGACGGTGCAACTCAtttcctgtatctgtgtcacgTGGGTTTCGCCCCTGCCTGCCTCTTGAGTAGACGAACTGCATGTCCTCAGTGCATTGATTCCAATGAGAGAAGTGAACGTGAACATAGGTTATAACCGACGCCTTCGCCCCATAGTCACTAAAGTAAATATGTTCACAAGACACGTATCTTCCAAACATGCTAACACTAAACTTCCATATCTCAGACGGACAAATCATGAGAAAATTAACTTATTCGAGACCTGTTTCTCTCTCAGCAATAGACTCTCGCGAGATCTGACAACAGTTATTTAAACCATTGACTAAAAAAAAGCCTAttgtattattacatatttttacagtctatgggttGGACTTACATTAACTTACGTTTGCAAATGCCACAGATAACAAGTTTTTAATGCTAAATGTGGCATTAGGCTGTGTAAAtatctaatgttagcttaaaATTACATAATGCAAATATCCTTTTTAATCCATTCTCACGACGTTCCCTACAGCTTTAAAAAGTGTGGGGGATGGGAAGTGTATACCATTGCATACCCCGGTTCATACCTTATGCGTAGCTAGTTGAACGCTATCTTatagagaatctttggtgtAGTAGTGCATATTGCATTCGGTTGCATCTGACTTTCGGCACAGCCACCAGATGTCACTGTTGTTCACGTCTAGTGAGGGCACGTTCAGGCAGGACACCTTAAGGAGGATGGATTGTGAAGCCACGTTGGGGCTCATGAAAATACCACTCTGCTAATTGGTGCTGTTACAGCGGCCAAGAAAAACAGCTTATGACACTGTCTAACACCTGGAATGTATAAACCGAGGAATTAACTCTGGGAATGATATAGTTGGGTTTACAGTGATGTTGCTCTGCACTTGTCACCACAgtcacttattattttttttagtgggTTTTGGCACTAGAGCAAATCCCAAAATTCCCCTTCTCCCTTGACAGCACAGGAGaggattcataaaaaaataaaaataagaattgGCTTTCACAGAGGTTTCACAGCTTGACACCCAGATACCTAAACCATagatagaagaagaaaacattgttACTAACAAAAAAGGCAGTACAAACCcataaaaacagtcaaagaaTCATAACTACATTTTCATGTAACCAAACAACAATCCCAGCAAGCAGGAGTTGTTATATGACGACACTAGAGGACAGTGTCTGAGTGATGATGGTGCTGTTAGATAATCTTACTGGTCATGATGAAATGATGTGATTTGCCCCCAGGGCCGTGATTTTGTTCATATCACTGCTCCTCTTATCCAAGTGATGCATCTGGGGCCGGCCAAATCTAACTCCAAAGCCGTCATCCTTCAAAGCTTTGCTTCGCCTGTGCTTCCAACAGGGACCGAGATAGCCTGGCTTTGTTTATGTTCAGGATACCATGTCCTTGTACAATAAATCTCCCTGTGTGCATCTGTCTTGAATTCGTGCTGCAGACAGTTCTTTGTTGAGTACTGTCCAGTAAAGCCAAATTATTGAGAAACACTAGAGTTAGATGTCCTTCAGAAAACATCCTATTTCTCAATGTGAGACAGCATTTATTGTCATTCGTGGCTAAAAAGAATACTTCTTGATATTATTAAAACGAACTATTGAGAAGCTGAAGTGCAAGAAGATGGTATGAAACAAATAGCACTGAATTGACCAAACACTACATATTTTTGAATTAAtcctttcatttttgtcttctaCCCAGAATGACCAATCAACAGAGGAGCTGCACATCATAGGAAGCCGAGATCTGTCTTTCCTGCGTGGAAAGGTGTGTGCAAATACGTTCCCCACTTTAGCGTTGGATataatatcatatcatatattcTTTGTCAatgtttaaatttcttttaagaAGAATTATCTTGTCCTCAAGAGGGAGCTGTCAGGTACAACGATAGCTCGCCTCCACTTCATGGACCTGAGTTTTCCTCTGAGAAtactaaatgacaaaataaaatcatatttttcattCTTAAATAATATGTGAAATtgtttcaaatatgtttttattgccCCAAACCTGCCTTTTACCAGAAAACACCCCTGTACTTCaacttttgaagcttttctcCTCACAGTCATCCTCTTTGTGCACACCTCATGAGTGTCACTTTCTTAAAGTGGTTTGCCCTTCACCAGGTCGACCATGAATCAGACGTTTCAGTAAAATGAAGGTTC includes the following:
- the prtfdc1a gene encoding phosphoribosyltransferase domain-containing protein 1 isoform X1; amino-acid sequence: MDNAGMKKGIVIKDDWPGYSLDLFTYPEHYHEDIESVYIPHGVIMNRVERLARYVMDDFEDNIMVLCVLKGGYKFCADLVEFLKVLGRNSNKYLETRVEFIRLKSYQNDQSTEELHIIGSRDLSFLRGKSVLIVEAIVDTGKTMKALLKHVETFEPKMVKVSGLLVKRVPNMADSLTDYVGFEIPNQFVVGYALDYNEHFRDLNHICVISKTGKMKYKV
- the prtfdc1a gene encoding phosphoribosyltransferase domain-containing protein 1 isoform X2, with protein sequence MDNAGMKKGIVIKDDWPGYSLDLFTYPEHYHEDIESVYIPHGVIMNRVERLARYVMDDFEDNIMVLCVLKGGYKFCADLVEFLKVLGRNSNKYLETRVEFIRLKSYQNDQSTEELHIIGSRDLSFLRGKAIVDTGKTMKALLKHVETFEPKMVKVSGLLVKRVPNMADSLTDYVGFEIPNQFVVGYALDYNEHFRDLNHICVISKTGKMKYKV